In Deltaproteobacteria bacterium, the DNA window AAGTATGCTTAAAAGACTTCTTAACCCATTAAAATCTAATAGATTTTTCCGCAATAATTAATTACCGAAAAATTGCCCAGGATGCGGGAACTAGTCCTAACAGTGTGCAGAGTTACTTTGAAATTCTTCAGGACACATTGCTCGGAACTATTATTCCTCCCTATCATCAGTCGATACGAAAACAGCAGAGAAAAAATCCCAAGTTTTATCTCTTCGATACCGGCGTTGTGCGAACGCTCTCGAGAACTATTGCGACTGGACTACATAAGAGCACTTTTGAATTTGGCCGACTATTTGAAACGTTTATTGTAAACGAGATCCTAAAGCTCAATTCCTATAATAAGAAAAATTATTCCTTTAGTTATTTGCGGACCAAGGATG includes these proteins:
- a CDS encoding DUF4143 domain-containing protein, whose translation is MQSYFEILQDTLLGTIIPPYHQSIRKQQRKNPKFYLFDTGVVRTLSRTIATGLHKSTFEFGRLFETFIVNEILKLNSYNKKNYSFSYLRTKDDAEIDLIIERPGCPIALV